The following are encoded together in the Citrobacter arsenatis genome:
- the nuoH gene encoding NADH-quinone oxidoreductase subunit NuoH, whose translation MSWITPDLIEILLSILKAVVILLVVVTCGAFMSFGERRLLGLFQNRYGPNRVGWGGSLQLVADMIKMFFKEDWIPKFSDRVIFTLAPMIAFTSLLLAFAIVPVSPNWVVADLNIGILFFLMMAGLAVYAVLFAGWSSNNKYSLLGAMRASAQTLSYEVFLGLSLMGVVAQAGSFNMTDIVNNQADIWNVIPQFFGFVTFAIAGVAVCHRHPFDQPEAEQELADGYHIEYSGMKFGLFFVGEYIGIVTISALMVTLFFGGWHGPFLPPFVWFALKTAFFMMMFILIRASLPRPRYDQVMSFGWKVCLPLTLVNLLVTAAVILWQAQ comes from the coding sequence ATGAGTTGGATTACACCCGATCTGATTGAGATCCTGCTGAGCATTCTCAAAGCGGTGGTGATCCTGCTGGTGGTGGTCACCTGCGGGGCATTCATGAGCTTTGGCGAACGTCGTCTGCTGGGTCTGTTCCAGAACCGTTACGGACCGAACCGTGTTGGCTGGGGCGGTTCGCTCCAGCTGGTTGCGGACATGATCAAGATGTTCTTTAAAGAAGACTGGATCCCGAAATTCTCGGATCGCGTCATCTTTACCCTGGCACCAATGATCGCCTTCACCTCGCTGCTGCTGGCTTTCGCCATCGTGCCGGTGAGTCCGAACTGGGTGGTTGCTGACCTGAACATCGGGATCCTGTTCTTCCTGATGATGGCAGGCCTCGCGGTCTACGCGGTGCTGTTCGCCGGTTGGTCAAGCAACAACAAATACTCGCTGCTCGGTGCGATGCGTGCATCTGCGCAGACGCTGAGCTATGAAGTGTTCCTCGGGCTTTCCCTGATGGGCGTGGTGGCGCAGGCCGGTTCATTTAACATGACCGACATCGTCAACAACCAGGCTGATATCTGGAACGTAATTCCGCAGTTCTTTGGTTTTGTCACCTTTGCCATCGCGGGCGTGGCGGTGTGTCACCGTCACCCGTTCGACCAGCCAGAAGCCGAGCAAGAACTGGCCGATGGTTACCACATTGAATATTCCGGTATGAAATTCGGTCTGTTCTTCGTGGGTGAGTACATCGGTATCGTCACCATTTCTGCACTGATGGTTACCCTGTTCTTCGGTGGCTGGCATGGCCCGTTCTTACCGCCATTCGTCTGGTTCGCGCTGAAAACCGCGTTCTTCATGATGATGTTCATTTTGATTCGTGCGTCGTTACCGCGTCCTCGTTATGACCAGGTAATGTCCTTCGGCTGGAAAGTTTGTCTGCCGCTGACGCTCGTCAACTTGCTGGTAACGGCGGCTGTCATTCTCTGGCAGGCGCAAT